TACCCGTACCCCCCGTTCTACCGTAGGCTCCATGACAGAACTCTACGATTACCTCCGTCTCCTGTTCGCCCGTATCGGTAAAACTTATTCACCGATCTCCGGCGAATTGGTAAAGAAACACGAAGTAAGCGACGTCACTGACTATATCAATAAATTACCTGATGGCACTAAGATCCAGATACTGGTCGTCTTCCGCCGTCACGAAAAAAGGGACGTAAAAGAAGAGCTGCAGATCCTGATGCAGAAAGGGTTCTCCCGTCTTTATGCGAAAGACAAGCAAGGGGGAAAACTCCTCCGTATTGAAGAACTGCTGGAAGAAAAAAAGCCAGCCTTGCCCAAAGAAACTTACCTGCTTATAGACCGCCTTGTAGCCAAAGACTTCGAAGAAGACGACCTGCACCGCATCGCGGATTCTGTGCAGACGGCCTTTTACGAAAGCGAAGGCGACTGCCTCGTAGAGACAGACGGTGGCGATATACAGCACTTCTCCAACCGTTTTGAACTGGATGGGCTGCAATTCGAAGAGCCGGTACCGAACCTCTTCTCCTTCAATAACCCATACGGGGCTTGCCCTGTATGCGAAGGTTTTGGTCAGACATTGGGTATCGATGCTGACCTTGTCATTCCAGACAAGCGCCTCAGTGTATTCGAAGGTGCAATCGCTCCATGGAGAGGCGAAAAGATGGGTGAATACAAAGAAGCCCTCATCAAGGCGGCCCGCAAGTTCAACTTCCCCATCCACAAACCGGTCACCGACCTCACTGAAGATCAGTATAACCTGCTCTGGACAGGCAATGAGCACTTCTACGGGCTCAATGAGTTCTTCAAAATGGTGGAGCAAAACCTCTATAAAGTTCAATACCGTGTACTACAATCCCGCTACCGTGGGCGTACTACCTGCCCTGAATGTGGCGGTGGCCGCCTCCGTAAGGAAGCGCTGTACATCAAAATAAACGGTGCCAACATCGCCAACCTGGTAGAGATGCCGGTGGAAAACCTGTACGGCTGGTTCAACCAGCTACAACTTAACGAATTCGACCAACAGGTGGGTAAACGTATCCTGCTTGAAATTCACCACCGCATCAAAACCCTGCTTGACGTAGGGCTTGGTTACCTCACCCTGAACCGTGTGGCCAATACCCTCAGTGGTGGCGAAAGCCAGCGTATACAGCTGACCCGCTCCCTGGGTAGTAACCTTACCAACTCCATGTATATACTGGATGAACCCAGCATAGGTCTGCATGCCCGCGATACCCACCGCTTGATCGGTGTACTCAAGGAACTGCGTGATCTGGGCAACACCGTAGTGGTGGTAGAACACGACGAACAGATGATGGAAGAAGCGGACTATATCATCGATATGGGACCGCTGGCCAGTCACCTGGGGGGAGAAGTGATCTTTGCCGGTGACTATCCATCTATTCTAAAAGATGCGAACAGCCTGACCGGCAAGTACCTGAGCGGGCAGCTTTCTATAGAACCACCTGCCCGTATCCGCAAGTGGAAGAAATCTATCACCCTCGAAGGTTGTAAACAAAACAACCTGAAGAACATAGATGTGGATTTCCCCCTGGAAGTATTGTGTGTAGTAAGTGGTGTGAGTGGCTCCGGCAAGACCACGCTGGTAAAGCAGATCCTGTATCCGGCCCTCATGAAACTGAAAGGCGAATTTGCAGAAAGGGTAGGACAGCACCGTGCGCTGAAAGGTGCACTGGACGATATCACTCAGATCGAAATGATCGATCAGAACCCGATCGGTAAGTCATCCCGCTCCAACCCGGTTACCTATATCAAAGCCTACGATGAGATCCGTGATCTCTTCTCCCGTCAGCCACTGAGTAAGATGCGTGGTTTTCAGCCAAAACATTTCTCATTCAACGTAGACGGTGGCCGTTGTGATGCTTGTAAAGGGGAAGGGGAAGTAGTAGTAGAAATGCAATTCCTGGCAGACGTGCACCTGCAATGCGAAAGCTGTGGTGGTCGTAAGTTCAAGGACGAAGTATTGGAAGTGACGTACAAGGGAAAGAACATCTACGACGTATTGGAAATGGGAGTGGACGAAGCGCTGGATTTCTTCAAAGATGAGAAGGATGTAGTGAATAAAATCCGTCCGCTCAGCAATGTAGGTTTAGGTTATGTAAAACTGGGCCAGAGTAGCGATACCCTGAGTGGTGGTGAGGCACAGCGTGTAAAACTGGCATCCTTCCTGGGTAAGGGCAAGGCACAGGGGCACATCCTTTTTATATTCGATGAACCGACCACTGGTCTGCACTTTCATGATATCAAGAAGCTGTTGGGATCATTCAATGCATTGATCGAACAGGGGCATTCAGTCATAGTGATCGAACACAATACAGATGTGATAAAAAGTGCTGACTGGGTCATAGACCTGGGACCTGAAGGCGGGGCCGGTGGCGGGCAATTGCTATATGCAGGAGTACCGGACGGACTCAAAAAAGTAAAAGAAAGTTATACCGGGCAATATTTATAAAAGAAAGACAATACTAGTAAAAGAAAACGGCGGACCAGATGGTCTGCCGTTTTTTATGTTATCTCAATCTATCCAGAGATTTAATCAGTTTTTCATCCTTATATATACCTCTCGCTGCCATGATCAGGAAGATCAGGATCAACACCGGCAAAAACGCACCTGGCAGGTAATTAGACGAAGCAATCGTTTTGCCTGCTGTTTCGAATGCATTTACAAAATCCTGCACTTTAAAGTACTGCAACGCGATCGCCACTATCGCCAGAAAAATATCCAACACCGTCAGTCTGAACTGTAGTTTCCGGTTTTTAAACAGGAAAATGCAGAACACGGATAGCGCTACAATCAGCATGTAGACTACAAATATCATAAAATTTGACTGGGCATTGAAATACTTAGGTACCTGATCATTACTCAGGGTCACTTTGAAGATATCCAGAAACCATGTTCCTACAGCAGCTCCGGCAGCTACCAGAAGGTAAAGACTTTGAATGCGTTGTATCATGTTATTCAGGCAGATTAATACGCGGTAAAAGTAAGTAAATATTTCATTTATGCTGGCGAGCCCGGGCAACCATAGGATGAAAATATGGATAACCCGTTCATAACCCATCAATAACCCGTACATATCCCGCCTCTTTATAAATGCGGGTTATTGGCGGGTTATGGGCGGCTTATATGCGGGTTATAGGCGGGATATCCCCGGAAAATGCCTATAGTCGTGGTATAGCTGGGATAGCCCGATAGGATGTAGTCAGGATAAGGGTTTTCAAAGCAGGTGATTAATGGGAAATAGGGATGTGGCCATATTTATAAAATACCGACCGGTATAATAATGTTGTTAAAAGTGTCATCCATACATATAATACTGACATATTACAGCATCCTTTCCTCCAATACTTTGTATATTTGACGCCCAAGAACAATCTCATTTTGAATTATGGCAAGAAAACAGAACAAGCAGGATGCTTTAGACTATCATGCTTTAGGTCGGCCTGGGAAGATCGAAGTAATACCTACTAAAAACACCAAAACACAATGGGACCTCTCACTCGCTTATTCTCCTGGAGTAGCAGAGCCCTGCAAGGAAATTCACAAAGACGTAGAAAATGTTTATAAATATACTGCCAAGGGCAACCTGGTAGCAGTGATCAGCAATGGAACTGCTGTACTGGGTCTGGGCGATATCGGCCCTGAGGCAGGTAAGCCGGTGATGGAAGGAAAGGCGGTATTGTTCAAGATCTTCGCAGATATTGATGTGTTTGATATTGAATTGAATACCAAGAATGTAGATGAATTCGTGAACGTGGTAAAGGCCATGGAACCTACCTTCGGTGGGATCAACCTGGAAGATATTAAGAGCCCTGAGTGTTTTGAAATCGAGGACCGCCTGAAAAAGGAACTGAAGATCCCGATCATGCACGATGACCAGCATGGTACTGCCATCATCTCGAGTGCTGCTTTGCTGAACTCCATGGACCTTGTGAAGAAGGATATTACGAAAGTAAAGATTGTTTTCAATGGCGCCGGTGCGGCAGCGATGGCCTGCGTAAAATTGTACGTATCCCTGGGTGCAAGAAAAGAGAACATCATCATGTTCGACAAGGATGGTGTGATTAGCACCAGTCGCGAAGGTTTGTCAGAACTGCACCGCCAGTTTGCAACAACAGCGAATGTAAACTCTCTGGCAGATGCGCTGAAAGGGGCAGATGTATTTGTAGGTTTATCAGTAGGTAATGTGGTAACACCGGAAATGATCAAGTCAATGGCTGAAAATCCGGTCGTATTCGCGATGGCGAACCCCGATCCTGAGATTGCTTATGAGCTGGCGATTGCCTCCCGTCCTGATGTGATCATGGCGACAGGTCGTTCCGATCATCCTAACCAGGTGAACAATGTATTGGGTTTCCCATACATCTTCCGTGGTGCGCTGGATGTACGTGCCACACAGATCAACGAAGCCATGAAACTTGCTGCTGTCAACGCACTGGCAGAACTGGCGAAGGAACCGGTACCAGATATCGTGAACCTGGCTTACAATGAAAAAAATATCTATTTCGGCCCCCGTTATATCATTCCAAAACCCCTGGATCCTCGCCTGCTCAGTCATGTAGCACCTGCAGTGGCAAAAGCAGCGATGGAAAGTGGTGTTGCGCAGCAACCAATAGCAAACTGGGAAGAGTATACGAATGTACTAAACAAACGCCTTGGACTGGACAACCAGCTCTTCCGCGTGATCGGTACCAAAGCCCGTCAGGATCCACGCAAGGTGGTATTTGCAGAAGCAGATAACCTGAAGGTACTAAAAGCTTCACAGGTAGTAAGAGACGAAGGTATCGCTTACCCGATCCTGCTGGGTAATGAACAAAGGATCAGGAACCTCGCTGCAGAAAATGGTATCGAACTGGAAGATACTGTGATCATCGATCCTAAGAGCGATGAGATGACAGAGAAACGCCATGAATATGGTGAATTGTTCTTCCAGAAACGTCAGCGTAAAGGCTTTAACCAGTACGAAGCGAAGAAGGTAATGCGTGAGCGTAACTACTTCGGCTGTATGATGGTGGAAACTGGTGAGGCAGATGCATTGATCTCTGGTCTGACACGTAACTATCCGGATACCATCCGTCCGGCATTGCATGTAATTGGTACTGCGCCCAACGTAAAGCGAGTGGCAGGTATGTACATCATCAATACCAAGCGTGGTCCGCTGTTCCTGGCCGATACGACTGTCAACTTTAATCCTACTGCCGAAGAGCTGGCCGAAATCACACTGCTGGTTGCTGAGGAAGTAAGACAATTCAATATCACTCCTCGCATTGCGATGGTATCTTATTCCAACTTTGGTTCCAGTCCAACCCCTGAGGCGCAGCTGGTAGCTAAGGCAAGAGAGATCGTGAAAATGAAGGAACCGTCACTGATCGTAGATGGTGAAATCCAGGCGGCGATGGCGTTCAATAGAGAAATCCTGAAGGATAGTTATCCGTTCAGTGAGCTGATAGACCAGGAAGTAAATACCCTGATCTTCCCGAACCTTACTGCGGGCAACGTAGCATACAACCTGTTGCAGGAAGTTGCGGGCTTTGATGCTATCGGGCCTATCCTGCTGGGTATCAAAAAACCAGTACATATTCTGCAATTGGGTAGTACCGTAAGGCAGATAGTGAACATGGTGAATATCGCTGTAGTAGAAGCACAACATAAATGCTGCAAATAATATAATTTACAGGTCTTTGTCCACGGACAGAGATCTGTATCTTTATAGTAAAAAGCATGCAGCACATCTCCCGGAAAAAGACCTTCTTTCCACTGAATCCTGCATTTCGCGGGTACCTCAAATTGTACGAGCGGGAGATCCGGTTGCCGATATCTTACGAAGAGCTCCGCTATTATGATTCCTCCATTCCTGTGTATGACAAAGACGGGAAGGACACCCTCTGGGAATCTGTATTTTATCCTGATAGTATGTATGGTCAGCTAAAAGCGGGCCTCAAAAGAATTTACTCCATCCTCAAGGCGGGTGGTGACCAGGCTGCAGAAGAGCATTTGCAGGTAGAACGGATTGATTACTGCACATTTGGGAATTCACACCCTTTCCGTATCAGGATTGTCAATACTTACAACGAAGTTTACGATTATTTTTATATCAAGACGGCCGATGCTTCTCGCATTTACGGCTTAGAACTGGAACATATTTTGTCTCCTTACTGGATGAGTTACATTGTAGATGGCAATACACTGGTAGAGGAGCATATTGCGGGGGTACCGGGCGATCAGTTTATAGACCAGTATTTACAGCGGCCGGAGTTTAACCCTAAGCGTATAGCAAAGGAGTTTGTAAAGTTCAATGAACGGTGTTTTGTCCGCTTGTTGGGTGATATGCGATCGTACAATTTTGTATTTGATATCACACCTGATTTTGATGATGTACAATTCAGGATCAGGGCGATTGATTTTGATCAGCAGTTTTACGAGGGAAAGCGCACATTGTACATGCCGCAGTACTTTAAGGAGAACAGGATTTTCGTAGAGCTGGCCATCAAACATTTAAATGCCGAGGTAGTAAAGCAGTATCAGCAGGAGGAGCGATCGCTGATAGCCCGCAGGATAAAGGCGCACAGACATCGGATCAAGGACCTGAGGGATGTGATCATGACGGATAAGGTGTCGTTTCCTGAGAAGATTACGCAATTGGGAGAGGAGCTGGCGCTGTATTATGATGATGCGGTATTTGGGAGGTGTAAGACGATGGGGGAGATCATTGAGCGGAGTTTGAAAAGATTATTGGTAAAGAGTTTGAAATAAAATCAGCCGGCAGCAGGTAATAGCGTTCTTTGAAAAGAGCAATATCTTTAGCCGGCCGTAAGCAAAAGCGTTCTTTGCAAAAACCGTTTTCTTTAGCTGCCGCAGGCCTTACCGCCGTTTTTTGGCTCCTTAATGATTTAATTATTATTTAAATGGATACATTATCTTTGGCCCGTTATGGAATTTAGATTCTTTCATCATTTCGGAAGCTACCTGCTTATGCTCAAAGGAATGTTTTCCCGCCCGGAAAACATGAAGATGTATTGGAAAGAGTTCATCAGGCAGTGTGTGGATATCGGTATTGGTTCATTGGGTATTGTATTCATCATCTCCCTCTTTATGGGAGCTGTAACCACTGTACAGATTGCCTACCAGCTGGTGAGCCCTATCATTCCCAAAGCTACAATAGCCCAGGTGGTGAGGGATACCATCATCCTCGAATTCGCCCCTACATTGACCTGTATCGTACTGGCCGGTGTAGTCGGTTCCAAAATTGCCTCTGAGCTGGGTAACATGCGTGTATCTGAGCAGATTGATGCACAGGAGATTATGGGTATCAACACCCGTGGTTACCTCATCATGCCAAAGATCATCGCTTCACTGATCATGATACCATGTCTGATCTGTATCGCTGGTTTCCTGGGTATATGGGGTGGTCTCAAAGCCGGTGAAATGGGCGGTATTCTTTCTGCAGAACAATTCTGGCAGGGTTTAAGACAGGAATGGAAACCTTATAATATCTTCTTCGCACTATTTAAATCATTCGTATTCGCGTTCATCATATCCAGTGTACCATCATATTATGGATATTATGTACAGGGTGGTGCGCTCGAAATTGGTAAGGCAAGTACCCGTGCCGTGGTGGTAACCTGTGTATTGATATTA
This Chitinophaga sancti DNA region includes the following protein-coding sequences:
- a CDS encoding DUF4293 domain-containing protein, producing the protein MIQRIQSLYLLVAAGAAVGTWFLDIFKVTLSNDQVPKYFNAQSNFMIFVVYMLIVALSVFCIFLFKNRKLQFRLTVLDIFLAIVAIALQYFKVQDFVNAFETAGKTIASSNYLPGAFLPVLILIFLIMAARGIYKDEKLIKSLDRLR
- a CDS encoding ABC transporter permease, whose amino-acid sequence is MEFRFFHHFGSYLLMLKGMFSRPENMKMYWKEFIRQCVDIGIGSLGIVFIISLFMGAVTTVQIAYQLVSPIIPKATIAQVVRDTIILEFAPTLTCIVLAGVVGSKIASELGNMRVSEQIDAQEIMGINTRGYLIMPKIIASLIMIPCLICIAGFLGIWGGLKAGEMGGILSAEQFWQGLRQEWKPYNIFFALFKSFVFAFIISSVPSYYGYYVQGGALEIGKASTRAVVVTCVLILFMDYILAAILLQN
- the uvrA gene encoding excinuclease ABC subunit UvrA, with product MATKSKKPEIIADDAPINTQDQIYIKGARVHNLKNVSVGIPRNKLVVVTGVSGSGKSSLTMDTLYAEGQRRYAESLSAYARQFLMRMNKPDVDYIKGICPAIAIEQKVITRTPRSTVGSMTELYDYLRLLFARIGKTYSPISGELVKKHEVSDVTDYINKLPDGTKIQILVVFRRHEKRDVKEELQILMQKGFSRLYAKDKQGGKLLRIEELLEEKKPALPKETYLLIDRLVAKDFEEDDLHRIADSVQTAFYESEGDCLVETDGGDIQHFSNRFELDGLQFEEPVPNLFSFNNPYGACPVCEGFGQTLGIDADLVIPDKRLSVFEGAIAPWRGEKMGEYKEALIKAARKFNFPIHKPVTDLTEDQYNLLWTGNEHFYGLNEFFKMVEQNLYKVQYRVLQSRYRGRTTCPECGGGRLRKEALYIKINGANIANLVEMPVENLYGWFNQLQLNEFDQQVGKRILLEIHHRIKTLLDVGLGYLTLNRVANTLSGGESQRIQLTRSLGSNLTNSMYILDEPSIGLHARDTHRLIGVLKELRDLGNTVVVVEHDEQMMEEADYIIDMGPLASHLGGEVIFAGDYPSILKDANSLTGKYLSGQLSIEPPARIRKWKKSITLEGCKQNNLKNIDVDFPLEVLCVVSGVSGSGKTTLVKQILYPALMKLKGEFAERVGQHRALKGALDDITQIEMIDQNPIGKSSRSNPVTYIKAYDEIRDLFSRQPLSKMRGFQPKHFSFNVDGGRCDACKGEGEVVVEMQFLADVHLQCESCGGRKFKDEVLEVTYKGKNIYDVLEMGVDEALDFFKDEKDVVNKIRPLSNVGLGYVKLGQSSDTLSGGEAQRVKLASFLGKGKAQGHILFIFDEPTTGLHFHDIKKLLGSFNALIEQGHSVIVIEHNTDVIKSADWVIDLGPEGGAGGGQLLYAGVPDGLKKVKESYTGQYL
- a CDS encoding NADP-dependent malic enzyme; this translates as MARKQNKQDALDYHALGRPGKIEVIPTKNTKTQWDLSLAYSPGVAEPCKEIHKDVENVYKYTAKGNLVAVISNGTAVLGLGDIGPEAGKPVMEGKAVLFKIFADIDVFDIELNTKNVDEFVNVVKAMEPTFGGINLEDIKSPECFEIEDRLKKELKIPIMHDDQHGTAIISSAALLNSMDLVKKDITKVKIVFNGAGAAAMACVKLYVSLGARKENIIMFDKDGVISTSREGLSELHRQFATTANVNSLADALKGADVFVGLSVGNVVTPEMIKSMAENPVVFAMANPDPEIAYELAIASRPDVIMATGRSDHPNQVNNVLGFPYIFRGALDVRATQINEAMKLAAVNALAELAKEPVPDIVNLAYNEKNIYFGPRYIIPKPLDPRLLSHVAPAVAKAAMESGVAQQPIANWEEYTNVLNKRLGLDNQLFRVIGTKARQDPRKVVFAEADNLKVLKASQVVRDEGIAYPILLGNEQRIRNLAAENGIELEDTVIIDPKSDEMTEKRHEYGELFFQKRQRKGFNQYEAKKVMRERNYFGCMMVETGEADALISGLTRNYPDTIRPALHVIGTAPNVKRVAGMYIINTKRGPLFLADTTVNFNPTAEELAEITLLVAEEVRQFNITPRIAMVSYSNFGSSPTPEAQLVAKAREIVKMKEPSLIVDGEIQAAMAFNREILKDSYPFSELIDQEVNTLIFPNLTAGNVAYNLLQEVAGFDAIGPILLGIKKPVHILQLGSTVRQIVNMVNIAVVEAQHKCCK